The segment GCCTTTTTAGGATCCTGTGGTCCTCGGCCAGTTTAACTTTTTTACTGTGTAACTTTTCAATTTCCTTGTAAATGGCTAAGCTGCCCAAATCTGTTTGGTCGAATAGATTCGTTCTTATATAAAGCATACTGTACAGTAAATTCTGCGCCGAAGAACAAAATAAGACAGGTATAATTTACCCATAGTAGTATTAAAATTATAGAAGATGCACCCCCGTAAACCGATCCGGGATTACTCTGCCCAAAGTAATAACTAATGAGAAACTCACCTATTAAAAACAAAACAGTAGTTAAAGAAGCACCCAATAATGTGATCTTCCATTTTATAACAACATCGGGAAGGAGCTTAAATATTGCACCAAACAAAAAAGTAATGAAAATGAATGATAAAATATAGTTTACAAAATCCAATCCTAAAGAAGTAAGAAGAGGAGCAGAAGAGGAAATATATTCTCCCAAAAATTTCACAGCGGTCGAAATTAGCAATGCCAGTAGCAAAAGAAAGCCAATGGCGAGTACCATACCAAAAGAAATCACCCTATCCATTATCATCCTGCCAAAATTCTCCTTTTTTGCAGCGACATTCCAGATATTATTCATTGCGATCTTAAGCCTAAAAAATACTCCTGTTGCACCAAAAAGTAAAATAGCCACCCCAAATATTACTGCCCAGGTTGAGTTATTATTGATCCAGGCACTGCTAATCATAGATTCTACAGCAGTCGCGGCATCATTACCTACAAACTCAGCTATTTGATCACTAATCCTTCCCTGTACAGCATCCCTTCCGAAGAAATAACCCGCTATAGTTACTACAATGATAAGAAGTGAAGGCAAAGAAAATATTGTGTAATACGCAATAATAGCACTTTCTGCCCATGGATCATTATTAACCCAACTCCCATAGGCCCTTCTTAGCAGTCGCCAAAATGTTTTTAACCGAATCATAAATTATAACTTGATCTAAAAAGGTTTAAATGATGCTTTTCATGACCAACAATTATAAATCCGGCTGCAGCTGTACTTAAAGGATAACCGTTGGAGGAACCTCTTAATCTTAGCATTTTTTCATTAAAGTTTTTAAAAAGTAAAATTCCGGAATTACGTACCACCTCAAATTCCTCTTTAAAATCTTCAGTTGTACGCTCCTCTATTAGTGAATTGGAAACGTAAGCGTCCTGGTCGTATCCCGGCAATTGGGATTGGTCTTTCCTGGCGATACACAATGCTCTATATTGAAAAATTCTTTCATTGTCCAACATATGCTGCAGCACCTGCCCTACTGTCCACTTTCCTTCCGCATAAGAATACTTAAGATCATTGTTGGTTAATTTGCTTATAAATTCCTTCATCTCTGCAGCCTGGGAACTTAAAAGATCCAGCAAATCATCCTGAGGCAGAAGACGTATGTATTTTTGATAGTATTCCGGATAATCTAATTTATCAAGTTGCGCAGGTGTCATAATTGTATTTTTAAAATGAGAATTAAAACATCCCATACCAAGGTATAAAAAACCCCTTCAAACACTTCAGCTTAAAGGGGTTTTAATATAAATTTAGGAGAAGTTACAGGTTCTTGAAAATAGAGTGCATTAAGCGTTTCTTATCATTCATACTTTCTTCC is part of the Antarcticibacterium sp. 1MA-6-2 genome and harbors:
- a CDS encoding YihY/virulence factor BrkB family protein — its product is MIRLKTFWRLLRRAYGSWVNNDPWAESAIIAYYTIFSLPSLLIIVVTIAGYFFGRDAVQGRISDQIAEFVGNDAATAVESMISSAWINNNSTWAVIFGVAILLFGATGVFFRLKIAMNNIWNVAAKKENFGRMIMDRVISFGMVLAIGFLLLLALLISTAVKFLGEYISSSAPLLTSLGLDFVNYILSFIFITFLFGAIFKLLPDVVIKWKITLLGASLTTVLFLIGEFLISYYFGQSNPGSVYGGASSIILILLWVNYTCLILFFGAEFTVQYALYKNESIRPNRFGQLSHLQGN
- a CDS encoding DinB family protein, with product MTPAQLDKLDYPEYYQKYIRLLPQDDLLDLLSSQAAEMKEFISKLTNNDLKYSYAEGKWTVGQVLQHMLDNERIFQYRALCIARKDQSQLPGYDQDAYVSNSLIEERTTEDFKEEFEVVRNSGILLFKNFNEKMLRLRGSSNGYPLSTAAAGFIIVGHEKHHLNLFRSSYNL